Proteins encoded within one genomic window of Companilactobacillus zhachilii:
- a CDS encoding M13-type metalloendopeptidase: MLMSKVIGGSGDMVDAKPADFKDNLYLAVNGAWQENAKIPADKSRTGGFMDLDEGVEKKLMKEFHEYADGEKELDDKLMMQAVKLYRLANNVDHLSKFHQQPILKDMQRISDLNDLQDLSENMAQLSKDGFPLPIDGDVDADMKNTAKNAFYIGGAGLILPDKSYYAEDNESGKKLLAKYAEIAGRLLSMIGYKLDDAKEIVEKALAFDKSLVPIVKSSEEWADYTKVYNPMDFSEFVTKSDKLDLKSLVVDLINDTPDKVIITEPRYLDNLNKLINDGTFENIKAWMMVKFVTGNASILDEEFRQTIGEYQLAKSGAKELQNRTKYAYHLASGIFSEVVGAYYGKKYFGEKAKADVRSMVKKMIAIYEQRLSNNTWLSEDTKKKAIVKLDKIVIKVGYPDKIQDIYSKFEINENDSLYDNISRIKKIITQDSLDQYHKPVDREKWLMPGHMVNACYDPSRNDITFPAAILQAPFYSLEQTNSQNFGGIGAVIAHEISHAFDNNGAQFDEYGNMNNWWTKEDYAKFKDLTKKMIEEFDGIPYAGSKVNGTLVVSENVADVGGLRCALEAAKEDADFDAKAFFTNWAKVWRNKSTKQLTEMFLSIDVHSPAPLRANVMAQNMDEFYEAFDVKPGDGMWLDEDKRVNIW; the protein is encoded by the coding sequence ATGTTAATGAGTAAAGTTATCGGTGGTTCAGGTGACATGGTTGATGCCAAACCAGCCGATTTTAAAGATAATTTGTATTTAGCAGTCAATGGAGCTTGGCAAGAAAATGCTAAAATTCCAGCTGATAAATCACGTACCGGTGGTTTCATGGATCTTGACGAAGGTGTCGAGAAGAAGTTGATGAAAGAATTTCATGAATATGCTGATGGTGAAAAAGAACTAGATGATAAATTGATGATGCAAGCAGTTAAGTTATACCGTTTAGCGAATAATGTTGATCATTTAAGCAAATTTCATCAACAACCAATTTTGAAAGACATGCAACGAATTAGTGATTTGAACGATTTACAAGACTTGAGTGAAAATATGGCTCAACTATCAAAAGATGGTTTCCCATTGCCAATCGATGGTGACGTTGATGCTGACATGAAAAATACCGCTAAGAATGCATTCTATATTGGCGGTGCCGGTTTAATTTTACCCGACAAGTCATATTATGCAGAAGATAATGAGTCAGGTAAGAAATTATTGGCTAAGTACGCTGAAATTGCTGGCCGTTTACTTTCAATGATCGGTTACAAGTTAGATGATGCTAAAGAAATTGTTGAAAAAGCCTTAGCATTTGATAAGTCACTAGTTCCAATCGTAAAGAGTTCTGAAGAATGGGCTGATTATACTAAAGTTTATAATCCAATGGACTTCAGTGAATTCGTCACAAAGTCAGATAAACTAGATTTGAAGAGCTTAGTCGTTGATTTAATCAATGATACACCGGACAAAGTTATCATCACAGAACCAAGATATTTGGACAACTTGAACAAATTAATCAATGACGGTACTTTCGAAAATATCAAAGCTTGGATGATGGTTAAATTCGTCACAGGTAACGCTTCAATTCTTGATGAAGAATTCCGTCAAACAATCGGCGAATATCAACTTGCTAAAAGTGGTGCTAAGGAACTTCAAAATAGAACAAAGTATGCTTATCACTTAGCTTCAGGTATTTTTAGTGAAGTTGTTGGAGCTTATTATGGTAAGAAATACTTTGGCGAAAAGGCTAAAGCAGACGTTCGTAGTATGGTTAAAAAGATGATTGCCATTTACGAACAAAGACTTTCTAACAACACTTGGTTGAGCGAAGATACTAAGAAAAAAGCTATCGTTAAACTAGATAAGATCGTAATTAAAGTAGGTTATCCTGATAAGATTCAAGATATTTACAGTAAATTTGAAATTAATGAAAATGATTCATTGTATGACAATATTTCACGTATCAAGAAAATTATCACACAAGATTCATTGGATCAATATCACAAGCCAGTTGACCGTGAAAAATGGTTGATGCCAGGACACATGGTTAACGCTTGTTATGATCCATCAAGAAATGACATCACTTTCCCAGCCGCTATTTTGCAAGCACCATTTTATAGTTTAGAGCAAACAAATAGTCAAAACTTCGGAGGAATCGGAGCCGTTATTGCCCATGAAATCTCACACGCCTTTGATAACAACGGGGCTCAATTTGATGAATACGGTAATATGAATAATTGGTGGACTAAAGAAGATTACGCTAAATTCAAAGATCTAACTAAGAAAATGATTGAAGAATTTGACGGCATTCCATATGCAGGTAGTAAAGTAAATGGTACTTTAGTTGTCAGTGAAAACGTAGCCGACGTCGGTGGACTTCGTTGTGCCTTAGAAGCAGCAAAAGAAGATGCAGATTTCGATGCCAAAGCCTTCTTTACAAACTGGGCCAAAGTATGGAGAAATAAGTCAACAAAACAATTAACAGAAATGTTCCTATCAATTGACGTTCACTCACCAGCACCATTGCGTGCTAATGTTATGGCACAAAACATGGATGAATTCTATGAAGCCTTTGACGTTAAACCAGGCGATGGTATGTGGTTGGATGAAGATAAGAGAGTTAATATCTGGTAG
- a CDS encoding carboxylate--amine ligase encodes MNVYGMARAFHELYGGTVKAYADIQLAPTRYTNILNLTLHPGFSEDPVFIEKMREIAKVYQNHDEPVILLACGDGYAELISKHKDELSKTFVCPYVDYDLLKSLNNKESFYKVADKHGLPHPLTKIITKDMYEDKQDMDVPFDFPVALKPANSVEWLDIHFEGRKKAFTIHSQEEYMTIVGKIYDNGYKSDLILQDFIPGDDSNMRVLNAYVDQEHHVKMMCLGHPILEDPTPQSIGNYVAIIPEFNQDVYDRVQKFLEDIEFTGYANFDMKYDSRDKTFKFFEINLRQGRSSFFVTLNGYNLSKYVVEDYVEGNLENEPTVYANKNKAQHKLWLGVPVKVFKKYAAKNDATEYANELIKQDRVGTTVFYDKDKSFRRWLLLTYMFHNYVKRFDKYFQENKGRDFK; translated from the coding sequence ATGAATGTTTACGGAATGGCTCGTGCTTTCCATGAACTTTATGGGGGCACTGTTAAGGCCTATGCTGATATCCAATTGGCACCTACAAGATATACGAACATCTTAAACTTAACACTTCACCCAGGCTTTTCTGAAGACCCTGTTTTTATTGAAAAAATGCGTGAAATTGCGAAAGTTTACCAAAATCATGACGAACCAGTTATTTTATTGGCCTGTGGTGATGGTTATGCCGAACTTATCAGCAAACACAAAGATGAATTATCAAAGACATTTGTCTGCCCATATGTCGATTATGATCTATTAAAATCATTGAATAATAAAGAGAGCTTTTATAAGGTCGCTGACAAACATGGTTTGCCACATCCTTTGACAAAGATCATTACAAAAGATATGTACGAGGACAAGCAGGATATGGATGTGCCATTTGATTTCCCAGTGGCTCTAAAACCTGCTAATAGTGTGGAATGGTTAGATATCCATTTTGAAGGACGTAAAAAAGCCTTCACTATCCATTCTCAAGAAGAATATATGACTATCGTCGGCAAAATTTATGACAACGGCTATAAGTCTGATCTTATTTTGCAAGACTTTATCCCTGGTGATGACTCCAACATGCGTGTGTTGAATGCCTATGTTGATCAAGAACATCACGTTAAGATGATGTGTTTAGGTCACCCAATCTTGGAAGATCCAACACCACAATCAATTGGTAACTACGTGGCTATCATTCCTGAATTTAATCAGGATGTTTACGATCGTGTTCAAAAGTTCCTTGAAGATATCGAATTTACAGGTTATGCCAACTTCGATATGAAATATGATTCACGTGACAAGACATTTAAGTTCTTTGAAATCAACCTACGTCAAGGTAGAAGTAGTTTCTTTGTAACCTTAAATGGTTATAACCTATCCAAATATGTTGTTGAAGACTATGTTGAAGGCAATCTGGAGAATGAACCAACCGTTTATGCTAACAAGAATAAAGCTCAACATAAACTTTGGTTAGGAGTGCCAGTTAAAGTCTTTAAGAAATATGCTGCCAAAAACGATGCGACTGAATATGCTAACGAGTTGATCAAACAAGATCGCGTTGGTACAACCGTCTTTTATGACAAAGATAAATCATTCAGACGTTGGTTGCTGTTGACATACATGTTCCATAACTACGTCAAGAGATTTGATAAGTACTTCCAGGAAAACAAAGGACGCGATTTTAAATAA
- a CDS encoding universal stress protein yields MDEIKGYKVKKVDYSKILICVDSDDFVSSKNAFNYACSLARHHDAELGIVSVLETGDLNIFQSLDPEVLKERREEIKELLEMYGKKAEDFGVKNIHLMVTEGTPGTTIVDKVIPSFEPDLVIVGVEEKNRTRNTVGSQAAKIVNNSRCSVSVIR; encoded by the coding sequence ATGGACGAAATAAAAGGATACAAAGTTAAAAAGGTAGATTATTCTAAGATTTTGATTTGTGTCGACTCAGACGATTTTGTGTCATCGAAAAACGCTTTTAATTATGCCTGTTCACTAGCAAGACATCACGATGCTGAGTTAGGAATAGTTTCAGTATTGGAGACAGGTGATTTGAATATATTCCAATCACTAGATCCAGAAGTCTTAAAAGAACGCCGTGAAGAAATCAAAGAATTACTGGAAATGTACGGAAAGAAAGCCGAAGATTTCGGAGTTAAAAATATTCATTTGATGGTAACAGAAGGAACACCAGGAACAACAATCGTTGATAAAGTGATTCCAAGTTTTGAACCAGATTTAGTTATTGTGGGTGTTGAAGAGAAGAATAGAACACGCAATACAGTAGGTTCACAAGCAGCTAAGATTGTTAATAATTCTAGATGTTCGGTTAGTGTTATTAGATAG
- a CDS encoding BspA family leucine-rich repeat surface protein encodes MDTSNVTNMSQMFLNCRSLKKLDLSSFNTNSVQDMSQMFGGCSDLRMLNITNFDTSKVTNMNGMFAGCETLEELDLSNFDTKNVQSMDNMFQATDALKSLKLGDKFVVPENKEKDLKLVDRTWIDVGTGTTKNPKPTNKIGISSDELLKHHDKGNWVVKPEKEYLGNFRIMVANNLHKDIVVTVPDNIRPEYVGSVFEVDVPKITGYTADKKTLTITAIDEGLISNDEITYTKVETKPAVKSVPTQTTVKPSNSLRLAEDIIKPKSVATAEPKTESKIEPETPAKPEVSVDSEPDVQAEQGKVSKFMNYISVHSDIKEAKTYSMDGQLNEGNTLRRSYSWFSDKELKLGNQKYYHVLGDSWVKAEDVYIYREAQNLVKTSSDVVMTNLYNSRAELLTNRGLSAGSTWQTSKEVMLNNHKYYQITANEFVDSDNVEVVNG; translated from the coding sequence ATGGATACTAGCAATGTTACTAATATGAGCCAAATGTTCCTGAATTGTCGGTCACTAAAAAAACTAGATTTATCCAGTTTTAATACTAATAGTGTCCAAGATATGTCACAGATGTTTGGTGGATGCAGTGATTTACGCATGCTCAACATAACTAATTTTGATACGAGCAAAGTTACCAATATGAATGGGATGTTTGCAGGCTGTGAAACTTTGGAAGAACTAGATTTATCTAATTTTGACACGAAGAATGTTCAAAGTATGGATAATATGTTCCAAGCAACCGATGCTTTGAAGTCACTTAAGTTGGGTGATAAATTTGTTGTTCCTGAAAATAAGGAAAAAGATTTGAAGCTAGTCGATCGTACATGGATCGATGTCGGCACTGGAACTACCAAGAATCCCAAGCCAACCAATAAAATCGGTATTAGTTCCGATGAACTCTTGAAACACCATGATAAAGGTAACTGGGTCGTGAAACCCGAAAAGGAATATCTCGGCAACTTTAGAATTATGGTTGCTAATAATTTGCACAAGGATATTGTGGTGACTGTTCCTGATAATATCCGTCCGGAATATGTTGGCAGTGTATTTGAAGTTGATGTGCCAAAGATTACAGGTTATACCGCTGATAAAAAGACATTGACCATTACTGCAATTGATGAAGGTTTGATCAGCAATGATGAAATTACTTATACCAAAGTTGAGACTAAGCCAGCGGTGAAATCTGTTCCGACACAAACTACAGTTAAACCAAGTAATTCGTTGAGATTAGCAGAAGATATTATCAAACCAAAGAGTGTTGCTACAGCCGAGCCAAAGACTGAGTCAAAGATTGAACCAGAGACTCCAGCAAAACCAGAAGTTTCAGTGGACTCAGAACCAGATGTTCAAGCAGAACAAGGTAAAGTTTCTAAGTTTATGAACTATATCTCAGTTCATTCAGATATCAAAGAAGCCAAAACGTACAGCATGGATGGACAACTAAACGAAGGTAATACTTTAAGAAGAAGTTATAGCTGGTTTAGTGATAAAGAACTAAAATTAGGCAATCAAAAATATTATCATGTGTTGGGTGATTCATGGGTCAAAGCGGAAGATGTTTATATTTATCGTGAAGCCCAAAATCTCGTTAAAACAAGTAGTGACGTTGTTATGACTAACTTGTACAATAGTCGTGCTGAATTACTAACTAATCGGGGATTAAGTGCAGGTAGCACTTGGCAAACTTCAAAAGAGGTCATGTTAAACAACCATAAGTACTATCAAATTACTGCAAACGAGTTTGTAGATTCTGATAATGTTGAAGTTGTTAATGGTTAG